A section of the Oncorhynchus keta strain PuntledgeMale-10-30-2019 chromosome 15, Oket_V2, whole genome shotgun sequence genome encodes:
- the LOC118394404 gene encoding tetratricopeptide repeat protein 19, mitochondrial-like isoform X7 — MYFKMALPAVTRAFFTNRNQIKQCMSEGFRNLSLGGRVHMRTQSLKCLKRTTSQSYAIHATVHRRSPLCRSCESNGHENSRATSNWTYAMGSVIAFSLFSKAEEDTRTDAQKKEDEIILLLKRAKLSMMRGQLHGANGFLHQAIALAHQSNNTQAIIYTYSLMANLAYVQGQLDNAEKLFKVAMSFMLSGGTPQDDNGVIEMSLKLATIYAGQEKNDLAEMGFQFCSESLETKLAKFKELPAVEQSEELRKETRLLLGLTLDSHARYMVAIHRLSQAVVDYKRALLICQEEQGETHPQSLVLMSDLATILDMQGCHDEALSLVKQAVELSREAGHPDQHVLLGNMAGILLHNDLFEESVKLYKEALALAQSAGDEEALEQIQEGLKEVGNRRKAQKAEAAKNKTD, encoded by the exons ATGTATTTTAAAATGGCGTTACCCGCTGTCACTCGTGCATTCTTTACTAATAGGAATCAAATAAAGCAATGTATGTCAGAGGGCTTCCGCAATCTGTCTTTAGGTGGTCGAGTTCATATGAGGACACAATCATTGAAATGTCTGAAAAGGACGACTTCTCAATCGTATGCTATCCATGCTACTGTGCACAGAAGGTCACCGCTATGCCGCAGCTGCGAAAGCAATGGCCATGAAAATAGTCGTGCTACTAGTAACTGGACTTATGCAATGGGGAGTGTAATTG CGTTCTCTCTCTTCAGCAAAGCTGAGGAGGACACCAGAACTGATGCCCAGAAGAAAGAAGATGAGATTATTTTACTTTTGAAGAGAGCCAAG CTCAGTATGATGCGGGGGCAGTTGCATGGAGCCAATGGATTCCTCCACCAGGCCATCGCGCTGGCCCATCAGAGTAACAATACACAAGCTATCATCTACACCTACAGCTTG ATGGCGAACCTTGCCTATGTCCAAGGTCAGCTGGATAAT GCAGAGAAACTGTTCAAAGTGGCAATGAGTTTCATGTTGTCCGGAGGAACACCACAG GATGACAATGGGGTCATTGAGATGTCCTTGAAGCTCGCTACCATATATGCCGGCCAGGAGAA GAATGACTTGGCAGAGATGGGTTTCCAGTTTTGCTCTGAATCCCTTGAAACCAAGTTGGCGAAATTCAAGGAACTTCCTGCTGTGGAACAATCGG aGGAGTTGCGGAAGGAGACCCGGCTCCTACTGGGCCTGACCCTGGACTCCCACGCCCGCTACATGGTCGCTATACACCGCCTGAGCCAGGCGGTGGTGGACTACAAGCGAGCCTTGCTGATCTGTCAGGAAGAGCAGGGAGAGACTCACCCACAG TCCTTGGTGCTGATGAGTGACCTGGCCACCATCCTGGACATGCAGGGTTGTCACGACGAGGCTCTGTCCCTGGTGAAGCAGGCTGTGGAGCTGAGCAGAGAAGCCGGCCACCCTGACCAACATGTGCTGCTGGGAAACATGGCAGGCATCCTACTGCACAATG ATCTTTTTGAGGAGTCTGTGAAGCTGTACAAGGAGGCCCTGGCTCTGGCCCAGTCTGCAGGAGATGAAGAAGCACTGGAGCAGATCCAGGAGGGACTGAAGGAGGTGGGAAACAGGAGGAAAGCACAGAAGGCAGAAGCAGCCAAGAATAAGACCGACTGA
- the LOC118394404 gene encoding tetratricopeptide repeat protein 19, mitochondrial-like isoform X3 — MYFKMALPAVTRAFFTNRNQIKQCMSEGFRNLSLGGRVHMRTQSLKCLKRTTSQSYAIHATVHRRSPLCRSCESNGHENSRATSNWTYAMGSVIAFSLFSKAEEDTRTDAQKKEDEIILLLKRAKLSMMRGQLHGANGFLHQAIALAHQSNNTQAIIYTYSLMANLAYVQGQLDNAEKLFKVAMSFMLSGGTPQDDNGVIEMSLKLATIYAGQEKNDLAEMGFQFCSESLETKLAKFKELPAVEQSEELRKETRLLLGLTLDSHARYMVAIHRLSQAVVDYKRALLICQEEQGETHPQVPVGQEEQGETHPQVLVGQEEQGETRPQVLVGQEEQGETRPQVLVVQEEQGETRPQVLVVQEEQGETRPQVLVVQEEQGETRPQVLVVQEEQGETRPQVLDVQEEQGERVLLLLVIKPTNVVLYANLMIELEACMATQLWVNSVYRRRLSTHPCGAPVLRVSEVEMLFHTFTTWGRPSKVQVPVAQGEVETQGLQLNDELGGYYGVEC; from the exons ATGTATTTTAAAATGGCGTTACCCGCTGTCACTCGTGCATTCTTTACTAATAGGAATCAAATAAAGCAATGTATGTCAGAGGGCTTCCGCAATCTGTCTTTAGGTGGTCGAGTTCATATGAGGACACAATCATTGAAATGTCTGAAAAGGACGACTTCTCAATCGTATGCTATCCATGCTACTGTGCACAGAAGGTCACCGCTATGCCGCAGCTGCGAAAGCAATGGCCATGAAAATAGTCGTGCTACTAGTAACTGGACTTATGCAATGGGGAGTGTAATTG CGTTCTCTCTCTTCAGCAAAGCTGAGGAGGACACCAGAACTGATGCCCAGAAGAAAGAAGATGAGATTATTTTACTTTTGAAGAGAGCCAAG CTCAGTATGATGCGGGGGCAGTTGCATGGAGCCAATGGATTCCTCCACCAGGCCATCGCGCTGGCCCATCAGAGTAACAATACACAAGCTATCATCTACACCTACAGCTTG ATGGCGAACCTTGCCTATGTCCAAGGTCAGCTGGATAAT GCAGAGAAACTGTTCAAAGTGGCAATGAGTTTCATGTTGTCCGGAGGAACACCACAG GATGACAATGGGGTCATTGAGATGTCCTTGAAGCTCGCTACCATATATGCCGGCCAGGAGAA GAATGACTTGGCAGAGATGGGTTTCCAGTTTTGCTCTGAATCCCTTGAAACCAAGTTGGCGAAATTCAAGGAACTTCCTGCTGTGGAACAATCGG aGGAGTTGCGGAAGGAGACCCGGCTCCTACTGGGCCTGACCCTGGACTCCCACGCCCGCTACATGGTCGCTATACACCGCCTGAGCCAGGCGGTGGTGGACTACAAGCGAGCCTTGCTGATCTGTCAGGAAGAGCAGGGAGAGACTCACCCACAGGTACCAGTTGGCCAGGAAGAGCAGGGAGAGACCCACCCACAG GTACTAGTTGGTCAGGAAGAACAGGGAGAGACCCGCCCACAGGTACTAGTTGGCCAGGAAGAACAGGGAGAGACCCGCCCACAG GTACTAGTTGTCCAGGAAGAACAGGGAGAGACCCGCCCACAGGTACTAGTTGTCCAGGAAGAACAGGGAGAGACCCGCCCACAGGTACTAGTTGTCCAGGAAGAGCAGGGAGAGACCCGCCCACAGGTACTAGTTGTCCAGGAAGAACAGGGAGAGACCCGCCCACAGGTACTAGATGTCCAggaagagcagggagagagagtcttgttgttgttggtgatcaagcccactAATGTTGTGTTGTATGCtaatttgatgattgagttggaggcgtgcatggccacgcagttatgggtgaacagtgtgtacaggaggaggctgagcacgcacccttgtggggccccggtgttgagggtcagcgaagtggagatgttgtttcataccttcaccacctgggggcggccctccAAAGTCCAGgtcccagttgcacagggcgaggttgagacccagggcctccagcttaatgatgagcttggagggtactatggtgttgaatgctga
- the LOC118394404 gene encoding tetratricopeptide repeat protein 19, mitochondrial-like isoform X6, translated as MYFKMALPAVTRAFFTNRNQIKQCMSEGFRNLSLGGRVHMRTQSLKCLKRTTSQSYAIHATVHRRSPLCRSCESNGHENSRATSNWTYAMGSVIAFSLFSKAEEDTRTDAQKKEDEIILLLKRAKLSMMRGQLHGANGFLHQAIALAHQSNNTQAIIYTYSLMANLAYVQGQLDNAEKLFKVAMSFMLSGGTPQDDNGVIEMSLKLATIYAGQEKNDLAEMGFQFCSESLETKLAKFKELPAVEQSEELRKETRLLLGLTLDSHARYMVAIHRLSQAVVDYKRALLICQEEQGETHPQVPVGQEEQGETHPQVLVGQEEQGETRPQVLVGQEEQGETRPQVLVVQEEQGETRPQVLVVQEEQGETRPQVLVVQEEQGETRPQVLDVQEEQGERVLLLLVIKPTNVVLYANLMIELEACMATQLWVNSVYRRRLSTHPCGAPVLRVSEVEMLFHTFTTWGRPSKVQVPVAQGEVETQGLQLNDELGGYYGVEC; from the exons ATGTATTTTAAAATGGCGTTACCCGCTGTCACTCGTGCATTCTTTACTAATAGGAATCAAATAAAGCAATGTATGTCAGAGGGCTTCCGCAATCTGTCTTTAGGTGGTCGAGTTCATATGAGGACACAATCATTGAAATGTCTGAAAAGGACGACTTCTCAATCGTATGCTATCCATGCTACTGTGCACAGAAGGTCACCGCTATGCCGCAGCTGCGAAAGCAATGGCCATGAAAATAGTCGTGCTACTAGTAACTGGACTTATGCAATGGGGAGTGTAATTG CGTTCTCTCTCTTCAGCAAAGCTGAGGAGGACACCAGAACTGATGCCCAGAAGAAAGAAGATGAGATTATTTTACTTTTGAAGAGAGCCAAG CTCAGTATGATGCGGGGGCAGTTGCATGGAGCCAATGGATTCCTCCACCAGGCCATCGCGCTGGCCCATCAGAGTAACAATACACAAGCTATCATCTACACCTACAGCTTG ATGGCGAACCTTGCCTATGTCCAAGGTCAGCTGGATAAT GCAGAGAAACTGTTCAAAGTGGCAATGAGTTTCATGTTGTCCGGAGGAACACCACAG GATGACAATGGGGTCATTGAGATGTCCTTGAAGCTCGCTACCATATATGCCGGCCAGGAGAA GAATGACTTGGCAGAGATGGGTTTCCAGTTTTGCTCTGAATCCCTTGAAACCAAGTTGGCGAAATTCAAGGAACTTCCTGCTGTGGAACAATCGG aGGAGTTGCGGAAGGAGACCCGGCTCCTACTGGGCCTGACCCTGGACTCCCACGCCCGCTACATGGTCGCTATACACCGCCTGAGCCAGGCGGTGGTGGACTACAAGCGAGCCTTGCTGATCTGTCAGGAAGAGCAGGGAGAGACTCACCCACAGGTACCAGTTGGCCAGGAAGAGCAGGGAGAGACCCACCCACAG GTACTAGTTGGTCAGGAAGAACAGGGAGAGACCCGCCCACAGGTACTAGTTGGCCAGGAAGAACAGGGAGAGACCCGCCCACAG GTACTAGTTGTCCAGGAAGAACAGGGAGAGACCCGCCCACAGGTACTAGTTGTCCAGGAAGAGCAGGGAGAGACCCGCCCACAGGTACTAGTTGTCCAGGAAGAACAGGGAGAGACCCGCCCACAGGTACTAGATGTCCAggaagagcagggagagagagtcttgttgttgttggtgatcaagcccactAATGTTGTGTTGTATGCtaatttgatgattgagttggaggcgtgcatggccacgcagttatgggtgaacagtgtgtacaggaggaggctgagcacgcacccttgtggggccccggtgttgagggtcagcgaagtggagatgttgtttcataccttcaccacctgggggcggccctccAAAGTCCAGgtcccagttgcacagggcgaggttgagacccagggcctccagcttaatgatgagcttggagggtactatggtgttgaatgctga
- the LOC118394404 gene encoding tetratricopeptide repeat protein 19, mitochondrial-like isoform X2 has product MYFKMALPAVTRAFFTNRNQIKQCMSEGFRNLSLGGRVHMRTQSLKCLKRTTSQSYAIHATVHRRSPLCRSCESNGHENSRATSNWTYAMGSVIAFSLFSKAEEDTRTDAQKKEDEIILLLKRAKLSMMRGQLHGANGFLHQAIALAHQSNNTQAIIYTYSLMANLAYVQGQLDNAEKLFKVAMSFMLSGGTPQDDNGVIEMSLKLATIYAGQEKNDLAEMGFQFCSESLETKLAKFKELPAVEQSEELRKETRLLLGLTLDSHARYMVAIHRLSQAVVDYKRALLICQEEQGETHPQVPVGQEEQGETHPQVLVGQEEQGETRPQVLVGQEEQGETRPQVLVVQEEQGETRPQVLVVQEEQGETRPQVLVVQEEQGETRPQVLVVQEEQGETRPQVLDVQEEQGERVLLLLVIKPTNVVLYANLMIELEACMATQLWVNSVYRRRLSTHPCGAPVLRVSEVEMLFHTFTTWGRPSKVQVPVAQGEVETQGLQLNDELGGYYGVEC; this is encoded by the exons ATGTATTTTAAAATGGCGTTACCCGCTGTCACTCGTGCATTCTTTACTAATAGGAATCAAATAAAGCAATGTATGTCAGAGGGCTTCCGCAATCTGTCTTTAGGTGGTCGAGTTCATATGAGGACACAATCATTGAAATGTCTGAAAAGGACGACTTCTCAATCGTATGCTATCCATGCTACTGTGCACAGAAGGTCACCGCTATGCCGCAGCTGCGAAAGCAATGGCCATGAAAATAGTCGTGCTACTAGTAACTGGACTTATGCAATGGGGAGTGTAATTG CGTTCTCTCTCTTCAGCAAAGCTGAGGAGGACACCAGAACTGATGCCCAGAAGAAAGAAGATGAGATTATTTTACTTTTGAAGAGAGCCAAG CTCAGTATGATGCGGGGGCAGTTGCATGGAGCCAATGGATTCCTCCACCAGGCCATCGCGCTGGCCCATCAGAGTAACAATACACAAGCTATCATCTACACCTACAGCTTG ATGGCGAACCTTGCCTATGTCCAAGGTCAGCTGGATAAT GCAGAGAAACTGTTCAAAGTGGCAATGAGTTTCATGTTGTCCGGAGGAACACCACAG GATGACAATGGGGTCATTGAGATGTCCTTGAAGCTCGCTACCATATATGCCGGCCAGGAGAA GAATGACTTGGCAGAGATGGGTTTCCAGTTTTGCTCTGAATCCCTTGAAACCAAGTTGGCGAAATTCAAGGAACTTCCTGCTGTGGAACAATCGG aGGAGTTGCGGAAGGAGACCCGGCTCCTACTGGGCCTGACCCTGGACTCCCACGCCCGCTACATGGTCGCTATACACCGCCTGAGCCAGGCGGTGGTGGACTACAAGCGAGCCTTGCTGATCTGTCAGGAAGAGCAGGGAGAGACTCACCCACAGGTACCAGTTGGCCAGGAAGAGCAGGGAGAGACCCACCCACAG GTACTAGTTGGTCAGGAAGAACAGGGAGAGACCCGCCCACAGGTACTAGTTGGCCAGGAAGAACAGGGAGAGACCCGCCCACAGGTACTAGTTGTCCAGGAAGAGCAGGGAGAGACCCGCCCACAGGTACTAGTTGTCCAGGAAGAACAGGGAGAGACCCGCCCACAGGTACTAGTTGTCCAGGAAGAACAGGGAGAGACCCGCCCACAG GTACTAGTTGTCCAGGAAGAACAGGGAGAGACCCGCCCACAGGTACTAGATGTCCAggaagagcagggagagagagtcttgttgttgttggtgatcaagcccactAATGTTGTGTTGTATGCtaatttgatgattgagttggaggcgtgcatggccacgcagttatgggtgaacagtgtgtacaggaggaggctgagcacgcacccttgtggggccccggtgttgagggtcagcgaagtggagatgttgtttcataccttcaccacctgggggcggccctccAAAGTCCAGgtcccagttgcacagggcgaggttgagacccagggcctccagcttaatgatgagcttggagggtactatggtgttgaatgctga
- the LOC118394404 gene encoding tetratricopeptide repeat protein 19, mitochondrial-like isoform X1, which produces MYFKMALPAVTRAFFTNRNQIKQCMSEGFRNLSLGGRVHMRTQSLKCLKRTTSQSYAIHATVHRRSPLCRSCESNGHENSRATSNWTYAMGSVIAFSLFSKAEEDTRTDAQKKEDEIILLLKRAKLSMMRGQLHGANGFLHQAIALAHQSNNTQAIIYTYSLMANLAYVQGQLDNAEKLFKVAMSFMLSGGTPQDDNGVIEMSLKLATIYAGQEKNDLAEMGFQFCSESLETKLAKFKELPAVEQSEELRKETRLLLGLTLDSHARYMVAIHRLSQAVVDYKRALLICQEEQGETHPQVPVGQEEQGETHPQVLVGQEEQGETRPQVLVGQEEQGETRPQVLVVQEEQGETRPQVLVVQEEQGETRPQVLVVQEEQGETRPQVLVVQEEQGETRPQVLVVQEEQGETRPQVLDVQEEQGERVLLLLVIKPTNVVLYANLMIELEACMATQLWVNSVYRRRLSTHPCGAPVLRVSEVEMLFHTFTTWGRPSKVQVPVAQGEVETQGLQLNDELGGYYGVEC; this is translated from the exons ATGTATTTTAAAATGGCGTTACCCGCTGTCACTCGTGCATTCTTTACTAATAGGAATCAAATAAAGCAATGTATGTCAGAGGGCTTCCGCAATCTGTCTTTAGGTGGTCGAGTTCATATGAGGACACAATCATTGAAATGTCTGAAAAGGACGACTTCTCAATCGTATGCTATCCATGCTACTGTGCACAGAAGGTCACCGCTATGCCGCAGCTGCGAAAGCAATGGCCATGAAAATAGTCGTGCTACTAGTAACTGGACTTATGCAATGGGGAGTGTAATTG CGTTCTCTCTCTTCAGCAAAGCTGAGGAGGACACCAGAACTGATGCCCAGAAGAAAGAAGATGAGATTATTTTACTTTTGAAGAGAGCCAAG CTCAGTATGATGCGGGGGCAGTTGCATGGAGCCAATGGATTCCTCCACCAGGCCATCGCGCTGGCCCATCAGAGTAACAATACACAAGCTATCATCTACACCTACAGCTTG ATGGCGAACCTTGCCTATGTCCAAGGTCAGCTGGATAAT GCAGAGAAACTGTTCAAAGTGGCAATGAGTTTCATGTTGTCCGGAGGAACACCACAG GATGACAATGGGGTCATTGAGATGTCCTTGAAGCTCGCTACCATATATGCCGGCCAGGAGAA GAATGACTTGGCAGAGATGGGTTTCCAGTTTTGCTCTGAATCCCTTGAAACCAAGTTGGCGAAATTCAAGGAACTTCCTGCTGTGGAACAATCGG aGGAGTTGCGGAAGGAGACCCGGCTCCTACTGGGCCTGACCCTGGACTCCCACGCCCGCTACATGGTCGCTATACACCGCCTGAGCCAGGCGGTGGTGGACTACAAGCGAGCCTTGCTGATCTGTCAGGAAGAGCAGGGAGAGACTCACCCACAGGTACCAGTTGGCCAGGAAGAGCAGGGAGAGACCCACCCACAG GTACTAGTTGGTCAGGAAGAACAGGGAGAGACCCGCCCACAGGTACTAGTTGGCCAGGAAGAACAGGGAGAGACCCGCCCACAGGTACTAGTTGTCCAGGAAGAGCAGGGAGAGACCCGCCCACAGGTACTAGTTGTCCAGGAAGAACAGGGAGAGACCCGCCCACAGGTACTAGTTGTCCAGGAAGAACAGGGAGAGACCCGCCCACAGGTACTAGTTGTCCAGGAAGAGCAGGGAGAGACCCGCCCACAGGTACTAGTTGTCCAGGAAGAACAGGGAGAGACCCGCCCACAGGTACTAGATGTCCAggaagagcagggagagagagtcttgttgttgttggtgatcaagcccactAATGTTGTGTTGTATGCtaatttgatgattgagttggaggcgtgcatggccacgcagttatgggtgaacagtgtgtacaggaggaggctgagcacgcacccttgtggggccccggtgttgagggtcagcgaagtggagatgttgtttcataccttcaccacctgggggcggccctccAAAGTCCAGgtcccagttgcacagggcgaggttgagacccagggcctccagcttaatgatgagcttggagggtactatggtgttgaatgctga
- the LOC118394404 gene encoding tetratricopeptide repeat protein 19, mitochondrial-like isoform X4: MYFKMALPAVTRAFFTNRNQIKQCMSEGFRNLSLGGRVHMRTQSLKCLKRTTSQSYAIHATVHRRSPLCRSCESNGHENSRATSNWTYAMGSVIAFSLFSKAEEDTRTDAQKKEDEIILLLKRAKLSMMRGQLHGANGFLHQAIALAHQSNNTQAIIYTYSLMANLAYVQGQLDNAEKLFKVAMSFMLSGGTPQDDNGVIEMSLKLATIYAGQEKNDLAEMGFQFCSESLETKLAKFKELPAVEQSEELRKETRLLLGLTLDSHARYMVAIHRLSQAVVDYKRALLICQEEQGETHPQVPVGQEEQGETHPQVLVGQEEQGETRPQVLVGQEEQGETRPQVLVVQEEQGETRPQVLVVQEEQGETRPQVLVVQEEQGETRPQVLDVQEEQGERVLLLLVIKPTNVVLYANLMIELEACMATQLWVNSVYRRRLSTHPCGAPVLRVSEVEMLFHTFTTWGRPSKVQVPVAQGEVETQGLQLNDELGGYYGVEC; encoded by the exons ATGTATTTTAAAATGGCGTTACCCGCTGTCACTCGTGCATTCTTTACTAATAGGAATCAAATAAAGCAATGTATGTCAGAGGGCTTCCGCAATCTGTCTTTAGGTGGTCGAGTTCATATGAGGACACAATCATTGAAATGTCTGAAAAGGACGACTTCTCAATCGTATGCTATCCATGCTACTGTGCACAGAAGGTCACCGCTATGCCGCAGCTGCGAAAGCAATGGCCATGAAAATAGTCGTGCTACTAGTAACTGGACTTATGCAATGGGGAGTGTAATTG CGTTCTCTCTCTTCAGCAAAGCTGAGGAGGACACCAGAACTGATGCCCAGAAGAAAGAAGATGAGATTATTTTACTTTTGAAGAGAGCCAAG CTCAGTATGATGCGGGGGCAGTTGCATGGAGCCAATGGATTCCTCCACCAGGCCATCGCGCTGGCCCATCAGAGTAACAATACACAAGCTATCATCTACACCTACAGCTTG ATGGCGAACCTTGCCTATGTCCAAGGTCAGCTGGATAAT GCAGAGAAACTGTTCAAAGTGGCAATGAGTTTCATGTTGTCCGGAGGAACACCACAG GATGACAATGGGGTCATTGAGATGTCCTTGAAGCTCGCTACCATATATGCCGGCCAGGAGAA GAATGACTTGGCAGAGATGGGTTTCCAGTTTTGCTCTGAATCCCTTGAAACCAAGTTGGCGAAATTCAAGGAACTTCCTGCTGTGGAACAATCGG aGGAGTTGCGGAAGGAGACCCGGCTCCTACTGGGCCTGACCCTGGACTCCCACGCCCGCTACATGGTCGCTATACACCGCCTGAGCCAGGCGGTGGTGGACTACAAGCGAGCCTTGCTGATCTGTCAGGAAGAGCAGGGAGAGACTCACCCACAGGTACCAGTTGGCCAGGAAGAGCAGGGAGAGACCCACCCACAG GTACTAGTTGGTCAGGAAGAACAGGGAGAGACCCGCCCACAGGTACTAGTTGGCCAGGAAGAACAGGGAGAGACCCGCCCACAGGTACTAGTTGTCCAGGAAGAGCAGGGAGAGACCCGCCCACAGGTACTAGTTGTCCAGGAAGAACAGGGAGAGACCCGCCCACAGGTACTAGTTGTCCAGGAAGAACAGGGAGAGACCCGCCCACAG GTACTAGATGTCCAggaagagcagggagagagagtcttgttgttgttggtgatcaagcccactAATGTTGTGTTGTATGCtaatttgatgattgagttggaggcgtgcatggccacgcagttatgggtgaacagtgtgtacaggaggaggctgagcacgcacccttgtggggccccggtgttgagggtcagcgaagtggagatgttgtttcataccttcaccacctgggggcggccctccAAAGTCCAGgtcccagttgcacagggcgaggttgagacccagggcctccagcttaatgatgagcttggagggtactatggtgttgaatgctga
- the LOC118394404 gene encoding tetratricopeptide repeat protein 19, mitochondrial-like isoform X5, with protein sequence MYFKMALPAVTRAFFTNRNQIKQCMSEGFRNLSLGGRVHMRTQSLKCLKRTTSQSYAIHATVHRRSPLCRSCESNGHENSRATSNWTYAMGSVIAFSLFSKAEEDTRTDAQKKEDEIILLLKRAKLSMMRGQLHGANGFLHQAIALAHQSNNTQAIIYTYSLMANLAYVQGQLDNAEKLFKVAMSFMLSGGTPQDDNGVIEMSLKLATIYAGQEKNDLAEMGFQFCSESLETKLAKFKELPAVEQSEELRKETRLLLGLTLDSHARYMVAIHRLSQAVVDYKRALLICQEEQGETHPQVPVGQEEQGETHPQVLVGQEEQGETRPQVLVGQEEQGETRPQVLVVQEEQGETRPQVLVVQEEQGETRPQVLVVQEEQGETRPQVLDVQEEQGERVLLLLVIKPTNVVLYANLMIELEACMATQLWVNSVYRRRLSTHPCGAPVLRVSEVEMLFHTFTTWGRPSKVQVPVAQGEVETQGLQLNDELGGYYGVEC encoded by the exons ATGTATTTTAAAATGGCGTTACCCGCTGTCACTCGTGCATTCTTTACTAATAGGAATCAAATAAAGCAATGTATGTCAGAGGGCTTCCGCAATCTGTCTTTAGGTGGTCGAGTTCATATGAGGACACAATCATTGAAATGTCTGAAAAGGACGACTTCTCAATCGTATGCTATCCATGCTACTGTGCACAGAAGGTCACCGCTATGCCGCAGCTGCGAAAGCAATGGCCATGAAAATAGTCGTGCTACTAGTAACTGGACTTATGCAATGGGGAGTGTAATTG CGTTCTCTCTCTTCAGCAAAGCTGAGGAGGACACCAGAACTGATGCCCAGAAGAAAGAAGATGAGATTATTTTACTTTTGAAGAGAGCCAAG CTCAGTATGATGCGGGGGCAGTTGCATGGAGCCAATGGATTCCTCCACCAGGCCATCGCGCTGGCCCATCAGAGTAACAATACACAAGCTATCATCTACACCTACAGCTTG ATGGCGAACCTTGCCTATGTCCAAGGTCAGCTGGATAAT GCAGAGAAACTGTTCAAAGTGGCAATGAGTTTCATGTTGTCCGGAGGAACACCACAG GATGACAATGGGGTCATTGAGATGTCCTTGAAGCTCGCTACCATATATGCCGGCCAGGAGAA GAATGACTTGGCAGAGATGGGTTTCCAGTTTTGCTCTGAATCCCTTGAAACCAAGTTGGCGAAATTCAAGGAACTTCCTGCTGTGGAACAATCGG aGGAGTTGCGGAAGGAGACCCGGCTCCTACTGGGCCTGACCCTGGACTCCCACGCCCGCTACATGGTCGCTATACACCGCCTGAGCCAGGCGGTGGTGGACTACAAGCGAGCCTTGCTGATCTGTCAGGAAGAGCAGGGAGAGACTCACCCACAGGTACCAGTTGGCCAGGAAGAGCAGGGAGAGACCCACCCACAG GTACTAGTTGGTCAGGAAGAACAGGGAGAGACCCGCCCACAGGTACTAGTTGGCCAGGAAGAACAGGGAGAGACCCGCCCACAGGTACTAGTTGTCCAGGAAGAGCAGGGAGAGACCCGCCCACAG GTACTAGTTGTCCAGGAAGAGCAGGGAGAGACCCGCCCACAGGTACTAGTTGTCCAGGAAGAACAGGGAGAGACCCGCCCACAGGTACTAGATGTCCAggaagagcagggagagagagtcttgttgttgttggtgatcaagcccactAATGTTGTGTTGTATGCtaatttgatgattgagttggaggcgtgcatggccacgcagttatgggtgaacagtgtgtacaggaggaggctgagcacgcacccttgtggggccccggtgttgagggtcagcgaagtggagatgttgtttcataccttcaccacctgggggcggccctccAAAGTCCAGgtcccagttgcacagggcgaggttgagacccagggcctccagcttaatgatgagcttggagggtactatggtgttgaatgctga